A stretch of DNA from Leptolyngbya sp. SIO1E4:
TTTGTACAGTGCCGTGGTCTCTCGGCAGCATGTTGAGCTTCGTAAAACAGCTGAATCGGGATGGGAAATTGTCAACCTAGGAACAAATGGCACCTATCTGGAAGGCAAGCGGGTGTCTCATGCCCCTGCGAAGGATGGCATCATCATCCGATTGGCAAGGTCGGGGCCAAATATTCAAATTAATATTGGTGGCGACAACAGCGAAGCTGTTAAAGCCCTGATGCGACTTAGGGAAGAAGCGGCTGCAGCCCAAGTGAAAGAGCCGTTGCGCAATGGGCTGACAACCAAGACTGAAATTTATCCCACCGATGAGATATCGGCACCCTCCAATCTAGATGACAACACACCGACCTCTGGAAATTCAGGGCAGTTTTGACCTGACGCCTGGCCACAGTAGGCAATTGATGAATGGCACTTGGTGATCAAATTTACGCAATGCGGGAAGTCGTGGGCGTGCCGGGAGTATACGAGCATCATGGCATTGACTGCGGCGACAATACCGTTATTCACTATTACAAGAAAGGTACCCCGACGGTCTCTCGCACCTTGTTGAAAACCTTTGCCCGAGGCGGTCGCATCTTTATTAAAGAACAGCCGATCGCGTTTTTGTCGTCACTGGTGGTGCAGCGGGCAGAAAGTCGGTTAGGGGAACAAAAGTATGACCTGCTGACCAATAACTGTGAGCATTTTGCGACCTGGTGCAAGACGGGCCACTATGAAAGCGAGCAACTCATCGGGTTTGGGCTTCACCTCGATCGCTGGAAACTGCCCGAACTCCGCAAGTTAATTGAAGGCACGGCCCGCGATCGCGCGCCAGAAGAGGCTATCACGCTGTTTCATCAAGCCCTAACAGATATTTCATCCGCCCATCAGCGCTTAAGACGTCAATATCAAGACGCCAAACAGGCTAAGGAAACCTGGCATCGAGTTGCCCAAGAAGCCTTAAGGCGAGATCGCGAAGATCTGGCAAGAGCTGCGTTACATCGGCAGGTAGCTGCCCAAAAAACAGCCGACAAGCTTACCCAACAGCTCGCGGAACTGGTCGAGGTGCAGCTTACCTTAGAGCGCAATCGCCGTCTGTCTGAGAGCAAACTCTAGCAGATGAATAGAAACGCTTGATGAGAGAGCGGTTGCGTTATCTGGACTGTCTTAACACAGATACGGACTGCTATAGCGGTATGCAGACTAATCAAGTACACCCTAGACCCCAAACCCTAGACCCTGTCTTGGCCAAGATGTACTGGACTCAACTGAACAAAGCCATATATCCGAATGCAAACTGGGATATATCGCAAAAGGACCATCCGCCCTTTCCGGATTTGGTTAACTTCCAGCTGGATTCTTACTGTACTTGGCAAAAATCATTACCCGACCAAGTCTACAGCTCAGAGTTTCAGGCCAGGCGTTAGTGCCGAGTGCCCTTTATCATTTCTTGGAGTTTTCCATGGCCAGACATATTTGCCGGATGCCTTGGGCACCGGTGTTGCTGGGCTTGACTCTGGTTAGTCTCTTAAGTGCCTGTCAAACCACGAGTTCTGACCCCGCAGAAACAGCGACATCACCGGATGCCCCGAGCGCGATCACTGAGGAAGCGGAGATTCCGCAGACCGTTCCAGATACAGAGGCTGACGCGATCGTCAGCGCAGTTGAATCCTTGCCCGTTTGGGTGCAGCCTCTGGCAACCCAAGAAGAGCAGCCTGCTATACCAGGAACCTCTATGACCTACGGCGACGCTATCCGTACTGAAGGAGAGGGCCTGGTTCAGGTGGATTTAGCCAATGGACAGGCTTTTCGTATTGGTGGAGATGCGCGCCTCGTGTTGCAACCAGACAATCGCCTCAATTTTGAGACTGGAGAAATGTTGACCTGGGTGGAGCCTGGTCGGCAAGTACCCACTGAAATTGTCACCCCAGCCGGAATTGCCGGGCTCAGGGGCACGACGCTGTTTATCGCTATCCCCCCCACTGGTGACGGCGAGGTTCTCTTTCTCTCCTGGGAAGGAACGATTCGCCTCCAGGTGGCAGAGGGGGCAGAAGAAATCGTGCTGCAATCTGGGGAAGCGTTGCAAGTGCGGCCGGGCGATCGCGATGTGGCTGCCCTACGTAGCCGAGTGCGTCGTCTGGGGCGGCAGGAAATCCGTCAGCGCCGCCGTAAAAGTCGCTTGTTGAACCGTTTCCAGCAGCCATTGCCTACCGAGGCCCAAATTGAGGCAACCCTAGAATCTGCTCCTTAGCGGTAGCAAAGTCAGCAGAATCAATACAGCCTTTTTTAGCTGAGTGAGGTATATCCTGGTCGCAATAGGGGCTAGGGTCTGGGGTTTGGGGTCTAATGCGAGTACTTCATCAGAGTGAGAAACGCTGTAAAAGGCTCGCTAAGAGGACGGTGGAGTGATCTGAACTGTCTCAACACGAACGTGTACTGCGGTGCGGTCAAGTCGAACTAGTCCGTAGGGACAGCAAACAGAATTTTCCATTTACCCCCTTTGTCTCCCCCAGTGGGGGGCAAAGCTGCCTCCCCACTGGGGCTACTGCTTATGCATAATCCCAATTCTCCAAAGCAGCACTACACATCGCCACCCCACCGCCTGCGGCACCTCCCCTTGCCAAGGGGAGGTTGGGAGGGGTTTGATCTGTAGCTTTAGAAACGAGAACTGGCATGACTCCGCCTTACTAAAGGAGAGAACTGGGTGTCCCTCTTGCGTTTGGCGCAGCCTGCCCGGAGGGCTTAGGAGGGATTAAGGGAGGTGATCCCGCATGTCTACGCATCAAGCGAGATGGGGGTACTAGCGAAGCCTAGATCCCAAAAGTCGCAGGGATTTGAATGCCGCTAAGGATACCTTCTTTCTGGGCCATGTACAGCATGAGATCGACCACCCGGCAGGAATATCCCCACTCATTGTCGTACCAAGAGACGGCTTTGAAAAAGTTAGCGTTCAATTCCATACCAGCTCCGGCATCAAAGGTGCTGGAGTGGGGGTCGGTCGTGAAGTCGCTGGATACGACGGCCTCATCGGTATACCCCAGGATGCCTTTCATGGGGCCTTCTGCAGCTGCTTTCATAGCAGCGCAGATGTCAGCGTAGCTGG
This window harbors:
- a CDS encoding FHA domain-containing protein, with the protein product MITLSLLHPLHKKPVQHWTFEKESVIRIGRSTENDVVLYSAVVSRQHVELRKTAESGWEIVNLGTNGTYLEGKRVSHAPAKDGIIIRLARSGPNIQINIGGDNSEAVKALMRLREEAAAAQVKEPLRNGLTTKTEIYPTDEISAPSNLDDNTPTSGNSGQF
- a CDS encoding FecR domain-containing protein; the encoded protein is MARHICRMPWAPVLLGLTLVSLLSACQTTSSDPAETATSPDAPSAITEEAEIPQTVPDTEADAIVSAVESLPVWVQPLATQEEQPAIPGTSMTYGDAIRTEGEGLVQVDLANGQAFRIGGDARLVLQPDNRLNFETGEMLTWVEPGRQVPTEIVTPAGIAGLRGTTLFIAIPPTGDGEVLFLSWEGTIRLQVAEGAEEIVLQSGEALQVRPGDRDVAALRSRVRRLGRQEIRQRRRKSRLLNRFQQPLPTEAQIEATLESAP
- a CDS encoding lecithin retinol acyltransferase family protein, with product MALGDQIYAMREVVGVPGVYEHHGIDCGDNTVIHYYKKGTPTVSRTLLKTFARGGRIFIKEQPIAFLSSLVVQRAESRLGEQKYDLLTNNCEHFATWCKTGHYESEQLIGFGLHLDRWKLPELRKLIEGTARDRAPEEAITLFHQALTDISSAHQRLRRQYQDAKQAKETWHRVAQEALRRDREDLARAALHRQVAAQKTADKLTQQLAELVEVQLTLERNRRLSESKL